In the genome of cyanobacterium endosymbiont of Braarudosphaera bigelowii, one region contains:
- the queA gene encoding tRNA preQ1(34) S-adenosylmethionine ribosyltransferase-isomerase QueA, giving the protein MNDDYSLSNYNYHLPSELIAQNPLVPRDSSRLLVVNSSNTHVHSFFNELPKWLLPGDLLVFNDTRVVPARLYGQKTTGAKVEVLLLEEKEPFTWIVLVKPGKRFKIGSKILFTAVLDEFKQDYLLEATVIDHDEKTGGRVLKFNVSSKSEFWEALERIGHLPLPPYLTNSSANPSQYQTIYAQKPGAVAAPTAGLHFTQELLQNLQKKGINQAYVTLHVGLGTFRPVNTDNIKEHTMHQEWIEVSNQTIQKINKTKSSGGRVIAVGTTVVRALEGMADVTSIDNKYDIKSFSGKTNIFIYPGYKWHLVDGMITNFHLPKSSLLMLVSALIGRDRLLELYKIAIEEKYRFYSFGDGMLVLLS; this is encoded by the coding sequence ATGAATGATGATTATTCACTATCAAATTATAACTATCATTTACCTTCAGAGCTAATCGCACAGAATCCTCTAGTTCCGAGAGATTCTTCACGTTTATTGGTGGTCAATTCTTCAAATACTCATGTACATAGCTTTTTTAACGAATTGCCGAAATGGTTACTACCTGGAGATTTACTAGTTTTCAATGATACACGTGTTGTTCCAGCAAGACTCTATGGGCAAAAGACTACCGGGGCTAAGGTTGAGGTTTTGTTACTAGAAGAGAAAGAACCTTTCACTTGGATTGTATTAGTTAAACCAGGTAAAAGATTTAAAATTGGTAGTAAAATTTTATTTACAGCAGTATTAGATGAATTCAAACAAGATTATCTACTTGAAGCAACAGTAATAGATCACGATGAAAAAACAGGAGGAAGAGTATTAAAGTTTAATGTGAGTTCTAAAAGCGAATTTTGGGAAGCCTTAGAAAGAATTGGGCATCTTCCTCTACCACCTTATCTCACTAACTCTAGTGCAAATCCATCTCAGTATCAAACAATTTATGCACAAAAGCCCGGCGCAGTTGCTGCCCCAACAGCAGGTTTACACTTCACTCAAGAATTGTTGCAAAATTTGCAAAAAAAAGGAATCAATCAAGCTTATGTCACTTTACATGTAGGTCTGGGAACATTTCGTCCAGTTAATACAGATAATATAAAAGAACATACAATGCATCAGGAATGGATAGAGGTATCAAATCAAACAATCCAAAAAATTAATAAAACTAAAAGTAGTGGAGGAAGAGTTATAGCTGTGGGGACAACTGTAGTAAGAGCTTTAGAAGGAATGGCAGATGTAACCTCAATAGATAATAAGTATGATATAAAGTCTTTTTCAGGTAAAACTAATATTTTTATATATCCAGGATACAAGTGGCACTTAGTTGATGGAATGATTACGAATTTTCATCTTCCTAAATCTAGTTTGTTAATGCTTGTTAGTGCTCTGATAGGTAGAGATAGGTTGCTAGAGTTATATAAAATAGCTATTGAGGAGAAGTACCGCTTTTATTCCTTTGGAGATGGAATGTTGGTTTTATTATCCTGA
- a CDS encoding glycosyltransferase, with the protein MKYALVHEWLTPKATGGSELVVKEILKHVKADVYSLIDFESTNPKSYLYNRPIGTTFLQYFPLAHNGVQKYLPFLPLAIEQLDLRKYDVILSSSHSVAKGILASPHQLHICYCHTPMRYAWDLTFDYLRNSLIGKGIPGIFTRYLLHHLRQWDVISANRVDFFIANSNHTANRIWRCYRRTATVIYPPVNIDRFTFTANKDNFYVTVSRLVSYKKINLIVQAFNKLGYPLIIIGDGPEISKIRLIAQPNIQILGAQKDSVVEKYVAKAKAFIYAACEDFGIALVEAQACGTPVIAYGNGGALETVIDIQQDLQHGTGILFKDQTVQSLVDAVETFQDFQHKVDPESCRRQAEKFSPKIFETSYLAFLEKCYKDFTRNSSS; encoded by the coding sequence ATGAAATACGCCTTAGTTCATGAATGGTTAACTCCAAAAGCTACAGGAGGTTCTGAATTAGTAGTCAAGGAAATTCTTAAGCATGTAAAAGCTGATGTTTATTCTCTTATTGACTTTGAATCCACTAATCCTAAAAGTTATCTTTATAACCGCCCCATTGGAACCACTTTCTTACAATATTTTCCTTTAGCCCATAACGGCGTTCAAAAGTATTTACCTTTTTTACCTTTAGCTATAGAACAATTAGATTTAAGAAAATACGATGTAATATTATCTTCTTCTCATTCTGTGGCTAAAGGAATACTTGCAAGTCCACATCAACTTCATATCTGCTACTGTCATACACCAATGCGCTATGCTTGGGATTTGACCTTTGACTATCTTAGAAATTCTCTAATAGGTAAAGGCATTCCTGGAATATTTACTCGTTATCTATTACATCATTTAAGACAGTGGGATGTTATTTCTGCTAATCGTGTTGATTTTTTTATAGCTAATTCTAATCACACAGCTAATCGTATATGGCGTTGTTATCGCCGTACAGCCACAGTTATATATCCTCCAGTAAATATAGACAGATTTACCTTTACTGCTAATAAAGATAATTTTTATGTTACTGTTTCCAGGCTAGTTAGTTACAAAAAAATTAACCTAATTGTACAGGCTTTTAATAAGCTAGGATATCCTTTAATTATTATTGGTGATGGACCAGAGATTTCTAAAATTCGTCTGATCGCTCAACCGAATATACAAATTTTAGGAGCACAAAAAGATTCAGTAGTAGAAAAGTATGTTGCAAAAGCAAAAGCTTTTATATATGCTGCTTGTGAAGATTTTGGGATAGCTTTGGTTGAAGCTCAAGCTTGCGGCACCCCAGTAATTGCTTATGGAAATGGCGGTGCGTTAGAAACTGTGATTGACATTCAACAAGACTTACAACATGGAACTGGAATTTTATTTAAAGATCAAACTGTTCAGTCTCTTGTTGATGCAGTTGAAACTTTCCAAGATTTTCAACATAAAGTAGATCCTGAAAGTTGTCGTCGTCAAGCGGAGAAATTTTCTCCTAAAATTTTTGAAACATCTTATTTAGCTTTTTTAGAAAAATGTTATAAAGATTTTACTAGAAATTCCTCATCATGA
- a CDS encoding sugar transferase — protein MTINNQFTSIKTLQISTKKKLIPSNFQKIYCRFRLQNILSNQFIKRSFDILFSSSVLIIFLPLYLLLGFLIAVSSPGPIFYFQERAGKNFKKFKCIKFRTMVQNADEVLELIMASSPQIRAEFENNFKLREDPRVTWIGKFLRLTSLDEFPQFWNVLKGDMSVVGPRPLVTEELCKYGDKIGKVLTIRPGITGLWQVSGRNDIPYPQRVQIDVYYVNYHTWIMDLWIIFKTIGVIVFPKNNGAY, from the coding sequence ATGACTATTAATAACCAATTTACTTCTATCAAAACATTACAAATTTCAACAAAAAAAAAATTAATTCCCTCAAATTTTCAAAAAATCTATTGTAGATTTCGATTACAGAATATATTAAGTAACCAATTTATTAAGAGATCTTTTGATATACTGTTTTCTTCATCTGTATTGATTATTTTTTTACCTCTTTACTTATTACTAGGTTTTTTAATAGCAGTTAGTTCTCCTGGTCCTATTTTTTATTTTCAGGAAAGAGCTGGAAAAAATTTTAAAAAGTTTAAATGTATTAAGTTCAGGACTATGGTTCAGAATGCAGATGAAGTATTAGAGTTAATAATGGCTAGTTCTCCACAAATTAGAGCTGAATTTGAAAATAATTTTAAGTTAAGGGAAGATCCTCGAGTTACTTGGATTGGAAAATTTCTCCGGTTAACTAGCTTAGATGAATTTCCTCAATTTTGGAATGTTCTAAAAGGAGATATGAGCGTTGTTGGGCCTAGACCCCTAGTTACCGAAGAACTTTGTAAGTATGGAGATAAAATAGGAAAGGTTTTAACTATTCGCCCAGGAATTACTGGTTTGTGGCAAGTTTCGGGACGCAATGATATTCCTTATCCACAAAGAGTCCAAATTGATGTTTATTATGTAAATTATCATACTTGGATTATGGATCTATGGATAATTTTTAAAACTATTGGAGTAATTGTTTTCCCAAAAAACAATGGTGCTTACTAA